AATACCCTCTTCTCTGAAGAGAATATTCAGAAATTCCACATGATGCTTAGTACTAACAAATATCAAGGTCTGCTGATCAGAACTGATATGTTCCCTGACTAAGTACAACAAAGCAGCAAGTTTCTCTTCATGACGCAATGTGAAGAACATCAGCTTAAGATCTGGGCTAATCTTGGTGTCTAAATCAAGTCTTACAAGTTGCGGGTCACGCAGACCAGCCTTGGCAAACTCTGCAAGTGCACTTGGCATGGTAGCACTGAAAAGCAAAGTTTGGCGCATATCACTTAGCTGTGAAAGAATTTTGTGTAACTGCTCAGCAAAACCCATACCAAAGAGACTGTCAGCTTCATCAAACACTACATATTCCACAGTACGCAAAGACATGCCCTCCACCTCTGACAAATGATGCATGAGCCGACCAGGAGTAGCAATTATAATATCAGGATTTTGTGCTAGCTCTTCAAACTGATCTTCCATATTATCCCCACCTACCAATAGACTGGTGCGAAGATCTGCAGAGAATTGAAACATATAAAGTGAAAATATAGAGAACTTCAAGAAATTGAAAGAATTGATAAAGTAATCAATGAAAATATGTGTTACATTGAATATTTTAAAAGTTTTACACATTTCCTTTGCTATCAAGAGTAAAAACAAGAAAGGCTCAAGTGTATACTTGTGCAATTTATAAAATGATTAACATACAAATCCAACTGTGCAGTTGAATGAATCATGGCAAGCAGCCATTGTGCAGTTTGAAAAAggtcttgttcttttctttttgctgttTTTATATCATTTGTACTGTTTAATAGAATTAAAAAATTGCTTCAAATGTGGAAGAAATTAGTACCAATCATCTTGCTTGCAACTGCCAATGCTAAAAATAATGtgcaaatgaaaaaaaatttgattCGTGAACAGTAGACATGATTCTGAATATGGCCTGAAAAGTGAAAAAGAaatagtaataatgatttttaaatgaagaaagtttgattcatgaaGAAATGACATACTTAAACATGAAACATTGATAAACAAGATTTCAAAAATGgcctataaagtgaaaaaaaatccAATTAAAACATAAAAGCAATCAAATGAGTCCTcgtgtccttttttttttcctttatgtaAATGTTCAATTTCCAACTAATGATGTTACCATGCACCAAGTCTCCCACAAAAAACTATCATTCTGAGGCAACAAATCAGCTCTTCCCCCTAAACTTTTACTGCATCCCATGGTTACAACTCAAATAACTAGTACAATAGTCATGATGGTAGGGAGCTTTAATTCTCAAATTTCGCAACAATGTGAATTGGTGCTTATAATACCATTCAGAAGTTGGTATTTCTTCATCACAAGCCATCTAAAGACAAACTTTTTATTAAGTACTTAGGATTTAACTATTATACTAAAACAGTAGCTTGTTTGCACCAATGATGACCCATACCTTCATTATCGGTTTTTATTTCTATTCCAAATTCTCAATTTCCAGTTATTTCAGAAATCTTGCATCATTTTGGGGAAAAAAACAGCATCTTTTCGCTGGCATCTGATCGACGAGTTAAACAAAGGGAATAGACAGAAAAGGGTAGACGATAACACCAACCAGTGAACCTGCCAAGTTCCTTGGTGAACTTGAGCGTCTGGAGAGCGAGGTCCCTGGTGGGCGAGAGAATAAGGGCGCGGACACCGGCCTGCGGCACGTGCTGCCGGAGCTTCTGAAGCATGGGGACGAGGAAGGCGGCGGTTTTCCCGGACCCGGTGCGGGCCATGGCAACGACGTCAGCCCCGGAGAGGATGAGGGGCATGGTCTTGCGCTGGATCGGCGTGGGCACGCGGTATCCCTTCCGCTTGACGCCGCGGTAGACCTCAGAGCAGAGGCCGAGCGACTCGAAGCCACCGGACTTGGCCTTCTTGATCTCTTTCATCCGCCGCTTCAGCTCCGCCTTGGAGCTTACCCCCACCATCGCCGCCATCTCCTCCTCCGCGTCCGCCACACTGAATCTTTCTCGGGTCTCTACCGGCTTTCTTGGGGTTTTTTGGCCCGTTCTCGCCATGGGAGCGAGAGGAGGCAGGCGAGCGGAGGGACGAGTAGGGTTTTCGTTGAGGCTAAGTTAGCTCATACTTAAGCCAAGAAACAGCGGTCCGACTTAGATCACACCGTTTTGGTTCGTACTAACCCGGTCTAATGTCCTGACCCAATTTGTGAATTAAACCGGTTTGGTTTATTAATATTTCAGCGTGCCTTTTATTTTTCGAAGTACTTCGACGAAATGTCCTCTTTACCCTTTAAATTCTTCCTTGTATGGGCGTGTCTAAGTGAAGGCCACGCTGGACCAAACCTTACGCTCGTCGTCGTCCATCGCCACGTCATCTTGTCGTGAGTTAAACCGGGAAGTGAAGCAGCGACCGTGGTTGGTGCCACCTGCGGACTTCGACGATCCATATGGTCAGTCAAGCGCACGTTTGCAACGTCGACGGTGTGCATGCGCATCATGATCTCTATGCAAGGCACCACCACAGCCGTCCATTCTTTGGCGGGACCGACCTTCCTCTTCTCCCACCGACCCGTTCCTCCCTTCACCAACCTCACTTCTCCCATTTCAAAGGCCAAGCAAACACGACCATACAACCAAAGTAGCCGCCACCCTCCTCTCCCAAATCAAGATCTCCTCCAAGTACAATACAGATCCAATTCTTACAcattaatttatattatctatgGACGGATAAGATGCGTGatcgtgatttctatttagaattaGAAATGGAGAGGATCCTCTGGGCAATTTTTGATCGGCCAATGACGGACTCGTCGAGGCCCAGATCGCCGCAAATATAAaatccacctcctcctcttctctgaGAGGAACTCGATCGCTTGAAATGGCTCTCGCCCGATCCCCAAACCCCTTCCTCTCTCCCTCCCTCACTCCTCCCTCCCGCCTCCCCCGACCCTCCCGCCACCTCGCGATCCGGGCCTCCGCGGTCGCCGCACCCCAGACGGCCGCCGCGAAGGCCTCCCGGGAGTCCGCCGTCAAGTATGTCAAGGCGCGCCAGATCATCGACAGCCGGGGGAACCCCACCGTTGAGGTCGACCTCTTCACCGACGCTGTCTACCGCTCCGCCGTCCCCAGCGGCGCCTCCACAGGGATCTACGAGGCCCTCGAGCTGAGGGACGGCGACAAGAAGACCTACGGGGGCAAGGGGGTGCTCCATGCCGTTAGGAACATCAATGAGATCCTCGGGCCGAAGCTTGTCGGTGTCGACGTCAGGTTAGTCTCATGTATGCTGTGAAAGCGACAAATTTTATGACACTTTCTTCAAATTTCTTTGGCCATTTGATATTAAATGGTGATATATAGCTACTTGTTAGAAGAATATAAAGAAACAAATTGCCCTTTTGGATTGCTTGAGTTGATGTAACATGCCTAAAGaaaaatggaaagaaaaaataAGTACAACATAttcttcaataaaagaaaaaagtttAATTAGAGGATCACTAAAATGGAGTGTCCTTTTCTAAGCCTCATTTAACTTTCTacatattgatgatattttaacgAACTATGTGGAAAAGAAGGTTGTCTGAGATGAGTTGTATAATGTGATCCATCCTTGATTTTGACAGGAATCAGGCTGATGTGGATGCAATTATGCTCGAGCTTGATGGAACACCTCATAAATCAAAATTAGGTGCTAATGCAATCCTTGGAGTTTCTCTCAGCATATGCAGAGCTGGTGCTGGAGCTAAGGGAGTTCCTTTGTATAAGCATATCCAGGATATATCAGGAACAAAGGAACTTGTTATGCCAGTTCCTGCTTTCAATGTGATCAATGGTGGCAGTCATGCTGGCAATAACCTTGCAATGCAAGAATTCATGATATTGCCTGTGGGTGCAGCTTCATTTTCTGAGGCTTTCCGTATGGGCAGTGAAGGTAATAGTTCTATTTGTTCTTGTTATATGTTCTTATCTGAGTGTCTGTCCAAAGTTAAAATCCTTTTGTTGATGCTCTTTAAGTTATTGCTTCTTTAGCAAACAGGAAATTCAACCATTCGAATATTCTATTGCAATTTTCTTGTGCATCTCTGTAATGTAACCATATGATATATTATGTTGTTATGGCAGTGTATCATATCCTTAAGGGTATCATCAAGGCAAAATATGGACAAGATGCATGCAATGTGGGAGACGAAGGTGGCTTCGCTCCAAATGTTCAAGATAATAGGGAAGGACTGGTCTTGCTTATGGATGCTATTGAGAGGGCTGGTTATACAGGAAAGGTTGTGACACACTATTTATATTGTCATTTATGTTGTGTTTCTCAGATTGTTCCTTGTTTCACATATGTGTTCTTATTTCTTTTTTGCCGCCAAGTGCAGATTAAAATTGGAATGGATGCGGCTGCTTCTGAGT
This genomic stretch from Musa acuminata AAA Group cultivar baxijiao chromosome BXJ3-9, Cavendish_Baxijiao_AAA, whole genome shotgun sequence harbors:
- the LOC135650168 gene encoding enolase 1, chloroplastic-like; translated protein: MALARSPNPFLSPSLTPPSRLPRPSRHLAIRASAVAAPQTAAAKASRESAVKYVKARQIIDSRGNPTVEVDLFTDAVYRSAVPSGASTGIYEALELRDGDKKTYGGKGVLHAVRNINEILGPKLVGVDVRNQADVDAIMLELDGTPHKSKLGANAILGVSLSICRAGAGAKGVPLYKHIQDISGTKELVMPVPAFNVINGGSHAGNNLAMQEFMILPVGAASFSEAFRMGSEVYHILKGIIKAKYGQDACNVGDEGGFAPNVQDNREGLVLLMDAIERAGYTGKIKIGMDAAASEFFMKDGRYDLNFKNQPNDGAHVYTAQSLCELYKEFVRDFPIVSIEDPFDQDDWSSWASLQSSVDIQLVGDDLLVTNPKRIAEAIQKKACNGLLLKVNQIGTVTESIKAALESKAAGWGVMVSHRSGETEDNFIADLSVGLASGQIKTGAPCRSERLAKYNQLLRIEEELGEVRYAGEAFRSP